A DNA window from Kitasatospora atroaurantiaca contains the following coding sequences:
- a CDS encoding HU family DNA-binding protein, whose amino-acid sequence MNRSELVAALSERAEVTRKDADAVLAAFAEVVGEVVAKGDEKVTIPGFLTFERTHRAARTARNPQTGDPIQIPAGYSAKVSAGSKLKEAAKGK is encoded by the coding sequence ATGAACCGCAGTGAGCTGGTGGCCGCTCTGTCCGAGCGCGCCGAGGTGACCCGCAAGGACGCCGACGCCGTTCTGGCTGCCTTCGCCGAGGTCGTCGGCGAGGTCGTGGCCAAGGGTGACGAGAAGGTCACCATCCCCGGCTTCCTGACCTTCGAGCGCACCCACCGTGCCGCTCGTACCGCCCGCAACCCGCAGACCGGCGACCCGATCCAGATCCCGGCCGGCTACAGCGCGAAGGTCAGCGCCGGTTCGAAGCTGAAGGAAGCCGCCAAGGGCAAGTAA
- a CDS encoding NAD-dependent malic enzyme: MATVPSVSNSITVRLEVPATGNAVSSITTAVESSGGSVTGLDVTASGLEALRIDVTVAASSVAHGEEIVEKIRAIDGVTIGKVSDRTFLMHLGGKIEMSSKLPIRNRDDLSMIYTPGVARVCMAIAENPEDARRLTIKRNSVAVVTDGSAVLGLGNIGPQAALPVMEGKAALFKRFAGIDAWPICLDTQDADEIVAIVKAIAPGFAGINLEDISAPRCFEIEARLREALDIPVFHDDQHGTAIVVLAALTNALRVVGKDISEIRVVMSGAGAAGTAILKLLLAAGVEHATVADVRGVVHSGREDLNDSLRWIAEHTNRSGRTGTLKEAVAGADVFIGVSAPNVLDGEDLATMAEDAIVFALANPDPEVDPAVARQTAAVVATGRSDFPNQINNVLVFPGVFRGLLDAQSKTVNTEMMIAAARALATTVADDQLNANYIIPSVFHPDVAKTVAAAVREAAVAARGEGELAPSKPTPGIVGTLDTTSFPAVRL; encoded by the coding sequence ATGGCGACGGTGCCCAGTGTCTCGAACTCGATCACGGTGCGGCTGGAGGTGCCGGCCACGGGCAACGCCGTCAGCTCGATCACCACTGCCGTCGAGTCCTCCGGCGGTTCGGTCACGGGTCTCGACGTCACCGCCTCCGGCCTGGAGGCGCTGCGGATCGACGTGACCGTCGCCGCGTCCTCGGTCGCGCACGGCGAGGAGATCGTCGAGAAGATCCGGGCGATCGACGGTGTCACCATCGGCAAGGTCTCGGACCGTACCTTCCTGATGCACCTCGGCGGCAAGATCGAGATGTCGTCCAAGCTGCCGATCCGCAACCGTGACGACCTGTCGATGATCTACACCCCCGGTGTCGCCCGGGTCTGCATGGCGATCGCCGAGAACCCCGAGGACGCCCGCCGCCTCACCATCAAGCGCAACAGCGTCGCCGTGGTCACCGACGGCTCCGCCGTGCTGGGCCTGGGCAACATCGGCCCGCAGGCCGCGCTGCCGGTGATGGAGGGCAAGGCGGCCCTGTTCAAGCGCTTCGCCGGCATCGACGCCTGGCCGATCTGCCTGGACACCCAGGACGCCGACGAGATCGTGGCCATCGTCAAGGCGATCGCCCCCGGCTTCGCGGGCATCAACCTGGAGGACATCTCCGCGCCGCGCTGCTTCGAGATCGAGGCCCGGCTGCGCGAGGCCCTGGACATCCCGGTCTTCCACGACGACCAGCACGGCACCGCGATCGTCGTCCTGGCGGCCCTCACCAACGCCCTGCGGGTGGTCGGCAAGGACATCTCCGAGATCCGCGTGGTGATGTCGGGCGCCGGCGCGGCCGGTACCGCCATCCTCAAGCTGCTCCTGGCCGCCGGCGTCGAGCACGCCACCGTCGCGGACGTGCGCGGTGTGGTCCACAGCGGCCGGGAGGACCTCAACGACTCGCTGCGCTGGATCGCCGAGCACACCAACCGTTCGGGCCGCACCGGCACCCTCAAGGAGGCCGTGGCGGGCGCGGACGTCTTCATCGGCGTCTCGGCCCCGAACGTGCTGGACGGCGAGGACCTGGCCACCATGGCCGAGGACGCGATCGTCTTCGCCCTGGCCAACCCGGACCCGGAGGTCGACCCGGCCGTGGCCCGCCAGACCGCCGCCGTGGTCGCCACCGGCCGCAGCGACTTCCCGAACCAGATCAACAACGTGCTGGTCTTCCCCGGCGTCTTCCGCGGCCTGCTGGACGCGCAGAGCAAGACCGTCAACACCGAGATGATGATCGCTGCCGCCCGCGCGCTGGCCACCACCGTCGCGGACGACCAGCTCAACGCCAACTACATCATCCCCAGCGTCTTCCACCCGGACGTCGCCAAGACCGTGGCGGCGGCCGTCCGCGAGGCCGCCGTGGCGGCGCGCGGCGAGGGCGAACTCGCCCCGTCGAAGCCCACCCCGGGCATCGTCGGGACGCTGGACACGACCTCGTTCCCGGCCGTTCGGCTCTGA
- a CDS encoding HelD family protein, which produces MHSTAMHSSTTTTDAETVRDREIAEEQRHLDTVYHRLEEKLAEAEYILEDAAKRVQVGTPGALAERDAQVYRAGAHLHRLNSEFEDFLFGRIDLQQADAPEEHGIPSQTPLDPADPAVAETLHIGRLGVLDAEYGPLVIDWRAPAAAPFYRSTPLEPGRVVRRRVIRSKGRKVLGVEDDLLRPDLTPTLDGRELAIVGDGALMASLGRARSHSMRDIVSSIQKEQDEVIRAAAAGATLVTGGPGTGKTAVALHRAAFLLYQDRRRYAGGILVVSPTALLVSYTEGVLPSLGEEGQVAIRAVGSLVDGIEAGRYDTPEAAHVKGSGRMVPLLRRAARAALELGAPTDLKVFAKGEVLRLDAGRLKAVRGNVIGSGGTPLNLLRPRARRLLLDALWSEAVRHLPKPTDHYGREQRQEEKEAFDEYVADDAAFLDFLDAWWPALTPRRVLATLKQSRHANRIARRAVTPDEARLLAASWRHLSDRGEGALSAHDVALIDELQLLLGEPARPKVREVDAVDMLTGLDEVTTYADRISRQRERVPVERTEYAHIIVDEAQDLTPMQWRMIGRRARTATWTIVGDPAQSSWPYPQEAQAALDEVLAGKPRRRHTLTVNYRNPAEIAEVAAKVLALAAPGTASPSAVRSTGIEPRFAAVSSTDPAKFAEAARAELVRLLDEVDGTVAVVVPMDRRAEAAEWTAGLGDRAVALGSLEAKGLEYDATVVADPTGIAGESEAGLRVLYVALTRATQRLTVLSGPDDLPDADGVPAMLLG; this is translated from the coding sequence ATGCACAGCACCGCCATGCACAGCAGCACCACGACCACCGACGCCGAGACCGTCCGCGACCGCGAGATCGCCGAGGAGCAGCGTCACCTCGACACGGTCTACCACCGGCTCGAGGAGAAGCTCGCCGAGGCCGAGTACATCCTGGAGGACGCCGCCAAGCGCGTGCAGGTCGGCACGCCCGGCGCGCTCGCCGAGCGCGACGCCCAGGTGTACCGGGCCGGCGCGCACCTGCACCGGCTCAACAGCGAGTTCGAGGACTTCCTGTTCGGCCGAATCGACCTCCAGCAGGCCGACGCGCCGGAGGAGCACGGCATCCCCTCGCAGACCCCGCTCGACCCGGCCGACCCGGCCGTCGCCGAGACCCTGCACATCGGCCGCCTCGGTGTCCTCGACGCCGAGTACGGCCCGCTGGTGATCGACTGGCGGGCCCCGGCCGCCGCGCCGTTCTACCGCTCCACTCCGCTGGAGCCGGGCCGCGTCGTCCGCCGACGGGTGATCCGCTCCAAGGGCCGCAAGGTGCTCGGCGTCGAGGACGACCTGCTGCGCCCCGACCTCACCCCCACCCTGGACGGGCGCGAGCTCGCCATCGTCGGCGACGGCGCCCTGATGGCCTCGCTCGGCCGTGCCCGCAGCCACTCGATGCGCGACATCGTCTCCTCCATCCAGAAGGAGCAGGACGAGGTCATCCGGGCCGCCGCCGCGGGCGCCACGCTGGTCACCGGCGGCCCCGGCACCGGCAAGACCGCCGTCGCCCTGCACCGCGCCGCCTTCCTGCTCTACCAGGACCGCCGCCGCTACGCCGGGGGCATCCTGGTGGTCAGCCCGACCGCCCTGCTGGTCTCGTACACCGAGGGCGTGCTGCCCTCGCTCGGCGAGGAGGGCCAGGTCGCCATCCGCGCGGTCGGCAGCCTGGTCGACGGCATAGAGGCCGGCCGGTACGACACGCCGGAGGCGGCGCACGTCAAGGGCTCGGGCCGGATGGTGCCGCTGCTGCGCCGGGCGGCCAGGGCCGCGCTGGAGCTGGGTGCGCCGACCGACCTGAAGGTCTTCGCCAAGGGCGAGGTGCTGCGCCTGGACGCGGGCCGTCTGAAGGCCGTACGCGGCAATGTGATCGGCAGCGGCGGGACCCCGCTCAACCTGCTCCGCCCGCGTGCCCGCCGCCTGCTGCTGGACGCGCTCTGGTCGGAGGCGGTGCGGCACCTGCCGAAGCCGACCGACCACTACGGCCGCGAGCAGCGCCAGGAGGAGAAGGAGGCCTTCGACGAGTACGTGGCGGACGATGCGGCCTTCCTGGACTTCCTGGACGCCTGGTGGCCCGCCCTGACCCCGCGCCGGGTGCTGGCGACGCTCAAGCAGAGCCGGCACGCCAACCGGATCGCCCGCCGCGCCGTCACCCCGGACGAGGCCCGCCTGCTGGCCGCCTCCTGGCGTCACCTCTCCGACCGCGGCGAGGGGGCGCTCTCCGCCCACGACGTGGCACTGATCGACGAGCTGCAGCTGCTCCTCGGCGAGCCGGCCCGCCCCAAGGTGCGCGAGGTCGACGCCGTCGACATGCTCACCGGCCTGGACGAGGTCACCACCTACGCGGACCGGATCTCCCGGCAGCGGGAGAGGGTGCCGGTCGAGCGCACCGAGTACGCGCACATCATCGTGGACGAGGCCCAGGACCTCACCCCGATGCAGTGGCGCATGATCGGCCGCCGGGCCCGGACGGCGACCTGGACGATCGTCGGCGACCCGGCGCAGAGCTCCTGGCCGTACCCGCAGGAGGCGCAGGCGGCGCTGGACGAGGTGCTCGCGGGCAAGCCCCGCCGCCGGCACACCCTGACGGTCAACTACCGCAACCCCGCGGAGATCGCCGAGGTGGCGGCGAAGGTGCTGGCGCTGGCCGCGCCGGGCACCGCCTCGCCGAGCGCCGTCCGCTCCACCGGCATCGAGCCGCGCTTCGCGGCGGTCTCCTCGACCGACCCGGCGAAGTTCGCGGAGGCGGCCCGCGCCGAGCTGGTCCGCCTGCTCGACGAGGTGGACGGCACGGTCGCGGTGGTCGTCCCGATGGACCGCAGGGCCGAGGCCGCGGAGTGGACTGCGGGTCTCGGCGACCGCGCGGTGGCCCTGGGCAGCCTGGAGGCCAAGGGACTGGAGTACGACGCCACGGTGGTCGCCGACCCGACCGGCATCGCCGGCGAGTCCGAGGCGGGCCTGCGGGTGCTGTACGTGGCGCTGACCCGGGCCACCCAGCGGCTGACGGTGCTGTCCGGTCCTGACGACCTGCCGGACGCCGACGGCGTCCCGGCGATGCTGCTCGGCTGA
- a CDS encoding uroporphyrinogen-III synthase translates to MDDLTDCLSAEPVPQPAEVPQPVAVPPLAGFTIGITAARRADELAALLQRRGAAVVRAPALRIVPLTDDTELLAATRALVAAPPDIAVATTGIGFRGWIEAAEGWNLGDELIECLSKSVVLARGPKAKGAIRAAGLREEWSPDSESSVEVLERLLEQGVDGRRIAVQLHGAPLRDFVESLKAAGAEVVEVPVYRWLPPTDLGPLDRLLDACCSGALDAVTFTSAPAAISLLDRAAERGLTAELLHALRRDVLPVCVGPVTAAPLEELDIATVWPERMRLGAMVQTLTAQLPDRARRLAVAGHRLELRGQAALVDGELRPVPPAGMALLRALARRPGWVVPRAELLRALPGSGDDEHAVETAMARLRAALGAPRLVATVVKRGYRLAVDPVADPGDKYGDTA, encoded by the coding sequence ATGGACGACCTGACGGATTGCCTGTCCGCCGAGCCGGTGCCGCAGCCAGCCGAGGTACCCCAACCGGTCGCGGTGCCACCGCTGGCCGGATTCACCATCGGCATCACCGCCGCCCGCAGGGCCGACGAGCTCGCCGCCCTGCTCCAGCGCCGGGGCGCGGCCGTGGTCCGGGCCCCCGCGCTGCGGATCGTGCCGCTCACCGACGACACCGAGCTGCTGGCCGCCACCCGGGCCCTGGTCGCCGCGCCTCCGGACATCGCGGTGGCCACCACCGGCATCGGCTTCCGGGGCTGGATCGAGGCGGCCGAGGGCTGGAACCTCGGCGACGAACTGATCGAGTGCCTGTCCAAGTCCGTGGTGCTGGCCCGCGGCCCCAAGGCCAAGGGCGCGATCCGGGCCGCCGGCCTGCGCGAGGAGTGGTCGCCCGACTCCGAGTCCTCCGTCGAGGTGCTGGAACGCCTGCTGGAGCAGGGCGTGGACGGCCGCCGGATCGCCGTCCAGCTGCACGGCGCCCCGCTGCGCGACTTCGTGGAGTCGCTCAAGGCGGCCGGCGCCGAGGTCGTGGAGGTACCCGTCTACCGCTGGCTGCCGCCCACCGACCTGGGCCCACTGGACCGCCTGCTGGACGCCTGCTGCAGCGGCGCCCTGGACGCCGTCACCTTCACCAGCGCCCCCGCCGCGATCAGCCTGCTCGACCGGGCCGCCGAACGCGGCCTCACCGCGGAGCTGCTGCACGCGCTGCGCCGTGACGTCCTCCCGGTCTGCGTCGGCCCGGTGACCGCGGCGCCGCTGGAGGAGCTCGACATCGCCACCGTGTGGCCCGAGCGGATGCGGCTCGGCGCGATGGTGCAGACCCTGACCGCGCAGCTGCCCGACCGTGCCCGGCGCCTCGCCGTCGCCGGGCACCGCCTGGAGCTGCGCGGTCAGGCCGCTCTGGTGGACGGCGAGCTGCGGCCCGTACCGCCGGCCGGGATGGCCCTGCTGCGGGCGCTGGCGCGGCGGCCCGGCTGGGTCGTTCCGCGTGCGGAGCTGCTGCGGGCCCTGCCCGGCAGCGGGGACGACGAGCACGCCGTGGAGACGGCGATGGCTCGGCTGCGGGCTGCGCTCGGCGCGCCGCGCCTGGTCGCCACCGTGGTCAAGCGCGGCTACCGCCTCGCGGTGGACCCGGTCGCCGACCCCGGCGACAAGTACGGCGACACGGCCTGA
- a CDS encoding nitrate/nitrite transporter, whose product MGTGTVEQSRTGGRWIQEWQPEDAGFWERTGRKVANRNLVFSILSEHIGFSIWSLWSVMVLFMGKNYHVDPAGKFFLVAMPTLVGSFVRIPYTFAVARFGGRNWTIVSALLLLLPTLAAAYVMHPGTSYSTFMLVAALTGLGGGNFASSMTNINAFFPMRRKGWALGLNAGGGNIGVPVIQLVALAVITWAGATQPRLVLGIYIPLIVIAALLAALFMDNLAPMKNDTGALAEIVKEKHTWLMSVLYIGTFGSFIGFSFAFGLVLQNQFGRTPLQAAQLTFIGPLLGSLIRPVGGWLADRVGGARITFWNFVAMAAAAGLVTYASSIKSLPVFLVGFIGLFVFAGLGNGSTYKMIPGIFEAKAQDRIAAGTSAEDAAAWSRRMSGAAIGVIGAVGALGGLFINLAFRQSFLTAKTGTPAFASFLAAYAVCFALTWAVYLRRPAAAPAAATSPVLAQV is encoded by the coding sequence ATGGGCACGGGAACGGTTGAACAGAGCAGAACAGGCGGCCGCTGGATCCAGGAGTGGCAGCCCGAGGACGCCGGATTCTGGGAGCGCACCGGCAGGAAGGTGGCCAACCGCAATCTGGTCTTCTCCATCCTCTCCGAGCACATCGGCTTCTCGATCTGGAGCCTCTGGTCGGTGATGGTCCTCTTCATGGGGAAGAACTACCACGTCGACCCGGCCGGCAAGTTCTTCCTGGTGGCCATGCCCACGCTGGTCGGCTCCTTCGTCCGGATCCCGTACACCTTCGCGGTGGCCCGCTTCGGCGGCCGGAACTGGACGATCGTCTCCGCCCTCCTCCTGCTGCTGCCGACGCTGGCGGCCGCGTACGTGATGCACCCGGGTACCTCGTACAGCACCTTCATGCTGGTCGCGGCGCTGACCGGGCTGGGCGGCGGGAACTTCGCCTCCTCGATGACCAACATCAACGCCTTCTTCCCGATGCGCCGCAAGGGCTGGGCACTCGGCCTGAACGCGGGCGGCGGCAACATCGGCGTGCCGGTGATCCAGCTGGTCGCGCTCGCCGTGATCACCTGGGCCGGCGCCACCCAGCCTCGGCTCGTGCTGGGCATCTACATCCCGCTGATCGTCATCGCGGCCCTGCTCGCGGCGCTGTTCATGGACAACCTGGCGCCGATGAAGAACGACACCGGCGCGCTGGCGGAGATCGTCAAGGAGAAGCACACCTGGCTGATGTCCGTCCTCTACATCGGCACCTTCGGCTCCTTCATCGGCTTCTCCTTCGCCTTCGGGCTCGTGCTGCAGAACCAGTTCGGCCGCACCCCGCTGCAGGCCGCCCAGCTCACCTTCATCGGCCCGCTGCTCGGCTCGCTGATCCGCCCGGTCGGCGGCTGGCTGGCCGACCGCGTCGGCGGGGCACGGATCACCTTCTGGAACTTCGTCGCCATGGCCGCCGCGGCCGGGCTGGTGACGTACGCCTCCTCGATCAAGTCGCTGCCCGTCTTCCTGGTCGGCTTCATCGGCCTGTTCGTCTTCGCGGGGCTGGGCAACGGCTCGACGTACAAGATGATCCCCGGCATCTTCGAGGCCAAGGCCCAGGACCGGATCGCGGCCGGTACGAGCGCCGAGGACGCGGCCGCCTGGTCCCGCCGGATGTCCGGTGCGGCGATCGGCGTCATCGGCGCGGTCGGCGCGCTCGGCGGGCTCTTCATCAACCTGGCCTTCCGGCAGTCCTTCCTGACCGCCAAGACCGGCACGCCCGCCTTCGCCTCCTTCCTCGCCGCGTACGCGGTCTGCTTCGCCCTCACCTGGGCGGTCTACCTGCGCCGCCCGGCCGCCGCCCCGGCCGCGGCCACCAGCCCCGTCCTCGCTCAGGTCTGA
- a CDS encoding alpha/beta hydrolase, which yields MNVSLLHGWFPLSMKVLAVLALLVTIAWRDRVWRLRRLPLALAAATLLTVLVALSVVYLSGNTDPLPIGLWLWIGVGLAAVAVLVAGWRGNKWWQWVAGPVALVLAFVTAANALNIYTGYYPTVNDAIGELTGEPLPDQVPFAQLGSVTGETRKGRVISVTIPSTKSGFTHRRELVYLPPIWFRSAQRPKLPVMMMIGGEYSTPENWVRTGHAVETADAYAAKHDGFAPILVFPDATGGFKNDTECVNGPAGNSEDHLVKDVPPFIIKTFGTAADSRKWGVGGWSMGGTCALTLVVTHPGLFGHFFDVSGDTRPNLGGRKQSVEQLFGGDAAAYDAHDPITAMARHGQYKNVSGWFEIADGEPQRLPTTKKLEEAANQAGITTRMTVQHGGHTWQFGADAFKRALPWLTQQLTTAGGQTGTPSAAPTP from the coding sequence GTGAATGTGTCGCTGCTGCACGGCTGGTTCCCACTGTCGATGAAGGTGCTGGCCGTCCTGGCGCTGTTGGTCACGATCGCGTGGCGGGACAGGGTTTGGCGCCTGCGAAGACTGCCCTTGGCGCTGGCCGCGGCCACCCTGCTCACCGTCCTCGTGGCGCTGTCGGTGGTCTACCTGTCCGGGAACACCGACCCGCTGCCGATCGGGCTGTGGCTCTGGATCGGTGTCGGCCTCGCCGCCGTGGCCGTGCTCGTCGCGGGTTGGCGCGGCAACAAGTGGTGGCAGTGGGTGGCCGGCCCGGTGGCGCTGGTGCTGGCCTTCGTCACCGCTGCCAACGCGCTGAACATCTACACCGGCTACTACCCGACCGTGAACGACGCGATCGGCGAGCTGACCGGTGAACCGCTGCCGGACCAGGTCCCCTTCGCCCAGCTCGGCTCGGTGACCGGGGAAACCCGTAAGGGGCGCGTCATCAGCGTGACCATCCCCTCCACCAAGAGCGGCTTCACCCACCGGCGGGAGCTGGTGTATCTGCCCCCCATCTGGTTCCGCAGCGCGCAGCGGCCCAAGCTGCCCGTGATGATGATGATCGGCGGCGAGTACTCCACCCCCGAGAACTGGGTCCGCACCGGCCACGCCGTCGAGACCGCGGACGCCTACGCCGCCAAGCACGACGGTTTCGCACCCATCCTGGTCTTCCCCGACGCGACCGGGGGGTTCAAGAACGACACCGAGTGCGTGAACGGACCGGCGGGCAACTCCGAGGACCATCTGGTCAAGGACGTACCGCCGTTCATCATCAAGACCTTCGGAACGGCGGCGGACTCCAGGAAGTGGGGAGTCGGCGGCTGGTCGATGGGCGGCACCTGTGCGCTGACCCTGGTCGTCACCCACCCCGGGCTCTTCGGGCACTTCTTCGACGTCTCCGGGGACACCCGCCCCAACCTGGGCGGCCGCAAGCAGTCGGTCGAGCAGTTGTTCGGCGGGGATGCGGCGGCGTACGACGCCCATGACCCGATCACCGCCATGGCCAGGCACGGGCAGTACAAGAACGTCTCGGGCTGGTTCGAGATAGCCGACGGCGAGCCGCAGCGGCTGCCCACCACGAAGAAGCTCGAGGAGGCCGCCAACCAGGCGGGGATCACCACCAGGATGACCGTCCAGCACGGCGGGCACACCTGGCAGTTCGGTGCCGACGCCTTCAAGCGTGCGCTGCCCTGGCTCACCCAGCAGCTGACCACGGCCGGCGGGCAGACCGGTACGCCCTCGGCGGCTCCCACCCCTTAA
- the smpB gene encoding SsrA-binding protein SmpB produces MAKETGQKLIAQNKKARHEYTILDTYECGLVLTGTEVKSLREGRANLVDGYAYVQGHEAWIDNVFIPEYTQGTWTNHAARRKRKLLLHKLEIRKIESKVKETGHTLVPLSLYFKDGRVKLELALAVGKKLYDKRQTLREKQDTRETARAVAAARRRQR; encoded by the coding sequence ATGGCAAAGGAAACGGGACAGAAGCTGATCGCGCAGAACAAGAAGGCGCGGCACGAGTACACCATCCTCGACACGTACGAGTGCGGCCTGGTGCTCACCGGCACCGAGGTGAAGTCACTCCGTGAGGGGCGCGCCAACCTGGTCGACGGGTATGCGTACGTCCAGGGCCACGAGGCCTGGATCGACAACGTCTTCATCCCGGAGTACACCCAGGGCACCTGGACCAACCACGCGGCGCGGCGCAAGCGGAAGCTGCTGCTGCACAAGCTGGAGATCCGCAAGATCGAGTCCAAGGTGAAGGAGACCGGGCACACCCTGGTGCCGCTCTCCCTCTACTTCAAGGACGGCCGGGTCAAGCTGGAACTGGCGCTCGCGGTCGGCAAGAAGCTGTACGACAAGCGCCAGACCCTGCGGGAGAAGCAGGACACCCGCGAGACGGCCCGTGCGGTCGCCGCGGCCCGCCGTCGGCAGCGCTGA
- a CDS encoding S41 family peptidase, giving the protein MPVTQRRARQGATLTLVFGAVLMAGAATGAWSEPAPVPQLSSSDAAVRLAAGEDPAGAELSRQQAEQLLAAGGDPWAAYYSPEAYAEFTLGRYLGVGLSVGRAQDGTTAVSQVHPAGPAALAGIAAGDRLLHIDGVQADRLPVTEVVARLRGRSDGRQAGSTVSLTVQRQGGPVRELVLHRAVLAAQEVAVEHPRPGVARIAVRGFTSGVAEQVRAAASGAQGVVLDLRGNSGGLVEEAVATASLFLDGGPVASYESRGERRELTATRGGDTATPLVVLVDGGTMSAAELLAGALQDRCRAVLVGSRTFGKGTVQQPSRLADGSVLELTVGRYRTPAGRSPDGTGLAPDVPQQAGLSPAGAVQLADTVLSGLGRR; this is encoded by the coding sequence ATGCCAGTGACTCAGCGCCGCGCACGCCAGGGGGCCACGCTCACCCTGGTGTTCGGCGCTGTGCTGATGGCCGGCGCCGCCACCGGGGCGTGGAGCGAGCCGGCCCCTGTGCCCCAACTCTCCTCCTCGGACGCGGCCGTACGGCTGGCGGCGGGGGAGGACCCGGCCGGCGCCGAGCTCTCCCGGCAGCAGGCCGAGCAGCTGCTCGCCGCCGGGGGCGACCCGTGGGCCGCGTACTACAGCCCCGAGGCCTACGCGGAGTTCACCCTCGGCCGGTACCTCGGGGTGGGGCTCTCGGTGGGCCGCGCCCAGGACGGCACCACGGCCGTCTCGCAGGTGCACCCGGCCGGGCCCGCTGCCCTCGCGGGCATCGCCGCGGGGGACCGGCTGCTGCACATCGACGGCGTCCAGGCCGACCGCCTGCCGGTCACCGAGGTGGTGGCCCGGCTGCGCGGGCGCAGCGACGGCCGGCAGGCCGGCTCGACCGTGTCGCTGACCGTCCAGCGCCAGGGCGGCCCGGTCCGCGAACTGGTGCTGCACCGGGCGGTGCTCGCAGCCCAGGAGGTGGCGGTGGAGCACCCGCGCCCCGGCGTCGCCCGGATCGCGGTCCGCGGCTTCACGAGCGGTGTCGCCGAGCAGGTACGGGCCGCCGCGAGCGGGGCGCAGGGCGTCGTACTGGACCTGCGGGGCAACTCCGGCGGGCTGGTCGAGGAGGCGGTCGCCACCGCCTCGCTGTTCCTGGACGGCGGCCCGGTCGCCTCGTACGAGTCACGCGGCGAGCGGCGCGAACTGACCGCGACCAGGGGCGGCGACACGGCGACGCCGCTGGTGGTGCTGGTCGACGGCGGCACGATGAGCGCGGCCGAACTCCTGGCCGGCGCCCTCCAGGACCGATGTCGCGCCGTCCTGGTGGGCTCGCGCACCTTCGGCAAGGGCACCGTGCAGCAGCCGAGCCGACTCGCCGACGGCTCCGTCCTGGAACTCACCGTCGGCCGCTACCGCACCCCCGCCGGCCGCTCCCCGGACGGCACCGGCCTGGCGCCGGACGTCCCCCAGCAGGCCGGGCTCTCCCCGGCCGGGGCCGTACAGCTTGCCGACACCGTCCTGTCCGGTCTCGGCCGACGCTGA
- the ftsX gene encoding permease-like cell division protein FtsX, with protein sequence MRAQFVLSEIGVGLRRNLTMTIAVVVSVALSLALAGASLLVRDQVNSMKGYWYDKVEVSIYFCTKSDATSSAQCARGAATDQQIQDVKVQLDKMPLVQTSTFESSAEAYKRWKETNPDNPLLAAVGAEAMPQSWRVKLSDPTKYDVVQSAFAGKPGVKSVEDQRKILENLFGLLNGLQTAAFVIMVLMLFVALLLIVNTVRVSAFSRRRETGIMRLVGASNFYVQMPFIAEAAFAALLGAVMASGLLLAGHFFVQNFLAERVQFIHFIGLSSVLTVIPLLVVVGMGMAAVAAFFTLRKYLKV encoded by the coding sequence ATGCGCGCCCAGTTCGTCCTGTCCGAGATCGGCGTCGGTCTCCGCCGCAACCTGACGATGACCATCGCGGTCGTCGTCAGTGTTGCGCTCTCGCTCGCCCTCGCCGGTGCCAGCCTCCTGGTCCGGGACCAGGTCAACTCGATGAAGGGTTACTGGTACGACAAGGTCGAGGTGAGCATCTACTTCTGCACCAAGTCCGATGCCACGTCCTCGGCGCAGTGCGCCCGCGGCGCGGCCACCGACCAGCAGATCCAGGACGTCAAGGTCCAGTTGGACAAGATGCCGCTGGTGCAGACCTCGACCTTCGAGAGCTCCGCGGAGGCGTACAAGCGCTGGAAGGAGACCAACCCGGACAACCCGCTGCTCGCCGCCGTCGGCGCCGAGGCGATGCCGCAGTCCTGGCGGGTGAAGCTCTCCGACCCCACCAAGTACGACGTCGTGCAGAGCGCCTTCGCGGGCAAGCCGGGCGTGAAGTCCGTCGAGGACCAACGGAAGATCCTGGAGAACCTCTTCGGTCTGCTCAACGGCCTGCAGACGGCGGCCTTCGTCATCATGGTGCTGATGCTCTTCGTTGCGCTGCTGCTGATCGTCAACACCGTCCGGGTGTCGGCCTTCAGCCGACGGCGTGAGACGGGCATCATGCGCCTGGTCGGCGCCTCGAACTTCTACGTCCAGATGCCGTTCATCGCCGAGGCCGCGTTCGCCGCGCTGCTGGGCGCGGTGATGGCCTCGGGGCTCCTTCTGGCCGGGCACTTCTTCGTGCAGAACTTCCTGGCCGAGCGGGTGCAGTTCATCCACTTCATCGGGCTCTCCTCGGTGCTGACGGTGATCCCGCTGCTGGTCGTGGTCGGTATGGGGATGGCTGCCGTCGCGGCCTTCTTCACGCTGCGCAAGTACCTGAAGGTCTGA